In Vibrio alginolyticus NBRC 15630 = ATCC 17749, one genomic interval encodes:
- a CDS encoding 2-hydroxyacid dehydrogenase yields the protein MINIAFFSAKSYDEASFNKIKNNRDFEFHYHDFRLTEKTAKMAHGSDVVCAFVNDDLSAPVLKQLSLGGTKLIAMRCAGYDKVDQQAAKELGLQVVRVPAYSPEAVAEHTVGLMMCLNRRLHKAYQRTRDANFSLEGLVGFNFFGKTVGVIGTGKIGIATMRIFKGLGMELLCYDPYENPLALEMGARYCSLEEIYANADIISLHCPMSEENYHLLNEKAFTQMKDGVMIINTSRGELLDSLAAIEALKQGKIGALGLDVYDNEKDLFFQDKSNDVIVDDVFRRLSACHNVLFTGHQAFLTHEALNNIASVTLDNVEAFFSGNVSGNELIN from the coding sequence ATGATTAACATTGCTTTTTTTAGTGCAAAATCCTACGACGAAGCCTCTTTTAATAAAATTAAAAATAACCGCGATTTTGAATTTCACTATCACGACTTCCGACTAACCGAAAAAACAGCCAAGATGGCGCACGGCAGTGATGTCGTATGTGCGTTTGTTAATGATGATCTTTCAGCTCCTGTCCTTAAACAGCTTTCTCTGGGCGGGACCAAGCTTATTGCTATGCGCTGCGCGGGATATGATAAAGTTGATCAACAAGCAGCCAAAGAACTAGGCTTACAAGTGGTTCGAGTTCCTGCTTACTCACCAGAAGCAGTGGCAGAGCACACGGTTGGTTTAATGATGTGCCTAAACCGCCGTCTTCACAAGGCCTACCAACGCACACGTGACGCCAACTTCTCGCTAGAGGGTCTTGTTGGCTTTAACTTTTTCGGAAAAACCGTTGGTGTTATTGGTACGGGTAAGATTGGTATCGCGACGATGCGTATCTTCAAAGGGCTTGGCATGGAACTGCTTTGCTACGACCCCTACGAAAACCCATTAGCGCTAGAAATGGGAGCCCGTTACTGTTCGCTTGAAGAAATCTACGCTAATGCGGATATTATCTCTCTCCATTGTCCAATGAGTGAAGAAAACTATCACTTATTGAACGAAAAAGCCTTCACGCAAATGAAAGATGGTGTAATGATCATTAACACCAGTCGAGGCGAGTTGCTAGATTCACTAGCGGCGATAGAAGCGTTGAAACAAGGTAAGATTGGTGCGCTTGGCCTAGACGTGTATGACAATGAAAAAGACTTATTCTTCCAAGATAAATCTAACGATGTCATTGTAGATGATGTTTTCCGCCGTTTATCGGCTTGTCATAACGTGCTGTTTACTGGCCACCAAGCATTCTTGACTCACGAAGCACTTAATAATATTGCCTCTGTGACGCTTGATAACGTCGAAGCCTTTTTCTCTGGTAACGTATCGGGCAATGAACTGATTAACTAA
- a CDS encoding sensor histidine kinase, whose amino-acid sequence MKLRCPPFIAKRKDSLAFKLFSCMTAIVISILVVQSLAEQALVKAMLKVPDSVREEMLDLAHQANVLIEHGDMDELADWANAQNFYLFVLNEHQQPVTHRLMHPHFEFKLQFKRSIDDQLEGKVNRPIINIPLVHGNTLVIQLPHRLHPANDFILYFSILKVVIAVVILALFSLLMARNLQQPLDRLREASKKLSNGDFNVSVVKELKSSTREFNELAQDFDHMTQQIHSLAEKQRLLIRDVSHELRTPLARQNLVLHLLRKRVGESEQSLVARLEDEAKELNHLISDILEFSRLENARFDKATKRCDLEVLLSPQVERCKIDLKSEQTLSFRSEAVCAKAICEETLVIRCLNNLIGNAIKYSGPASQIEVSLENYVKEGQQFTTMSVSDDGPGIPENKLVDIFDPFTRLDASRDKKLGGYGLGLAIVKESMRIMGGAVTAKNREQGGLRVTLVFKQ is encoded by the coding sequence ATGAAGCTCCGATGTCCACCTTTTATTGCAAAACGTAAAGATAGCTTAGCGTTCAAGTTATTTAGTTGCATGACCGCAATTGTCATTAGTATTTTGGTCGTGCAATCCTTAGCGGAACAAGCTCTGGTGAAAGCCATGTTGAAAGTGCCCGATAGTGTGCGAGAAGAAATGCTAGACCTTGCACATCAAGCCAATGTATTGATTGAGCACGGAGACATGGACGAACTTGCTGACTGGGCAAATGCGCAAAACTTTTATTTATTTGTGTTGAATGAACATCAGCAACCAGTTACGCACCGTCTGATGCATCCGCACTTCGAGTTCAAACTTCAATTTAAGAGAAGCATTGATGATCAACTTGAGGGGAAAGTGAATCGCCCCATCATCAATATTCCTTTAGTTCATGGCAATACTTTAGTGATTCAATTGCCACATCGACTGCACCCTGCAAATGACTTCATTCTGTATTTCTCTATTCTCAAAGTCGTGATTGCAGTGGTTATTTTGGCGCTCTTTTCGCTGCTAATGGCACGTAACTTACAGCAACCATTGGATCGATTGAGAGAAGCAAGCAAAAAGCTATCTAATGGCGATTTTAATGTCAGTGTCGTGAAAGAGCTGAAGTCGAGCACGCGTGAGTTTAACGAGTTAGCGCAAGATTTCGATCACATGACGCAACAGATTCATTCTCTCGCTGAAAAGCAGCGACTGCTTATAAGAGATGTCTCTCACGAATTGAGAACGCCGTTAGCGAGGCAGAACTTGGTTCTGCATCTTTTGCGAAAGCGTGTTGGAGAAAGTGAGCAAAGCCTAGTGGCAAGGCTAGAAGATGAAGCAAAAGAGCTAAACCATTTGATCAGCGATATATTGGAGTTCAGTCGCTTGGAAAATGCGCGCTTCGACAAAGCCACGAAACGCTGTGATTTAGAAGTTTTGCTCTCCCCGCAAGTAGAACGTTGCAAAATAGATTTGAAGTCAGAACAGACGTTGTCTTTCCGCTCAGAAGCTGTATGTGCTAAAGCCATTTGTGAAGAAACGCTGGTCATTCGTTGTTTGAACAATCTTATTGGTAATGCCATTAAATATTCAGGACCAGCATCTCAGATAGAAGTTTCTCTGGAAAATTATGTCAAAGAAGGGCAGCAGTTCACCACCATGTCAGTATCTGATGATGGGCCTGGTATTCCAGAGAACAAGCTGGTCGATATTTTTGATCCGTTTACACGCTTAGATGCTTCTAGAGATAAAAAGCTTGGTGGCTACGGTTTAGGTCTTGCGATTGTCAAAGAATCCATGCGTATTATGGGTGGAGCAGTCACGGCGAAAAACCGTGAGCAAGGCGGTTTGAGGGTTACTTTAGTGTTCAAGCAATAA
- a CDS encoding glycerophosphodiester phosphodiesterase family protein codes for METLLIGHRGVAGSYPENTKISIQAAIDLGLKWVEVDIQPTKDNVLVVCHDHTVNRCSNGQGRVDELTLEDLKALDFGSWFSTDFSGEKIVTLDELLTLATENKLNLNIEVKVDNHPAEEVAQTLANALTKSPMPQENVLLSSFSHDVIRAMHKYCSGYRLGVLSEFFTRKDKRLLEEVSAYSCNLNINWVRTRQINKLQQAGYKVMCYTVNNPNKLKYLPQLDGIFSDHPQRFMP; via the coding sequence ATGGAAACGTTATTAATTGGTCACCGTGGCGTGGCAGGTTCATACCCTGAGAATACAAAAATAAGCATTCAGGCAGCCATTGACCTGGGGTTGAAGTGGGTGGAAGTGGATATACAGCCTACCAAAGATAATGTTTTAGTGGTTTGCCATGATCATACCGTCAATCGATGCAGCAATGGACAAGGGCGTGTTGATGAGCTCACCCTGGAAGACTTAAAAGCATTAGATTTCGGTAGTTGGTTTAGCACAGACTTTTCAGGCGAGAAGATCGTGACACTAGATGAACTGCTCACTTTAGCTACTGAGAATAAGCTTAACTTGAATATCGAAGTTAAAGTAGACAACCATCCAGCGGAAGAAGTGGCGCAGACTCTCGCCAATGCGTTAACAAAAAGTCCAATGCCGCAAGAGAATGTACTCCTATCGAGCTTTAGTCATGACGTCATTAGAGCGATGCACAAATACTGCAGTGGCTACCGATTGGGTGTGTTAAGTGAATTCTTTACGAGAAAAGATAAACGCCTTTTGGAAGAAGTTAGTGCCTATAGCTGCAACCTAAATATTAACTGGGTTCGTACTCGCCAGATAAACAAACTCCAACAAGCCGGTTACAAAGTGATGTGCTATACGGTGAACAATCCAAATAAACTGAAATACCTGCCTCAGTTAGACGGTATTTTTAGTGATCATCCACAGCGCTTTATGCCATAG
- a CDS encoding TonB-dependent siderophore receptor codes for MFTKSHLALVIGAVLATPAVAEVQTDEHVVVEGREFGYKADTNSTAMRMEMTQLETPGQVAVIDEAVIDEQRASTLGEVLRNDASVSAGGTSRNRERFSLRGFELSSSDGFLRDGRQHWSHYRQPIELLERVEVLKGPSGLLYGKSEPGGLVNMVSKKPTTQTQASLSQDLGSNDHSRTVLDVSGALNDAETLRARAIFAKESYGSWRRYGDGTEPKTDRTVAGLVVEYDITDNFMVSAHYDRTKDDGSVDSGAYIVDGKAVRGDKYIWDAQWSEIDNEVENYGVDINAQVTDNVNVKAGYNRQDFKRFDVESYPGFETYDQDTKIDHSGNERKDNWVFDTAYIDVTTDFSLFGTDNTFLVGANYLEYTYDRFQKYYNPISIEAGQTVPRPGYSGKVKQSTSEHDTWGIYAQNMMTINDYWQVLAGVRYDEKRDDDLTENQVSPKFGVIFHPATNGSVYVQYSESFMPQGEVSSGRGKKYINDGEKLDAERGISYEIGTKWELFDQRLFVSGAVFDITLENISLDVESGKDAGGNLLHKKTQGGEQVHKGAELMAQGFVTPELSLTASAMYLDAELKKAERYEGNRPVDVPEFSASLWSSYKVQDNTNLNLGLIYEGDRYGDAKNTFKKDGYARVDMGVSYKHKYDENLDIIARFNVENLFDTDYFAGGGSTNGEQKGASGVVVGESRNYMATIQFKY; via the coding sequence ATGTTTACTAAGAGCCATTTGGCGTTAGTGATCGGTGCAGTGTTAGCAACACCTGCAGTGGCGGAAGTTCAAACAGACGAACATGTAGTTGTAGAAGGTCGAGAGTTCGGCTACAAGGCAGATACAAACAGTACAGCAATGCGCATGGAAATGACGCAGCTGGAAACGCCGGGACAAGTAGCGGTTATCGATGAAGCGGTAATTGATGAGCAGCGTGCAAGTACACTTGGTGAAGTGCTACGTAACGATGCAAGTGTTAGCGCGGGTGGTACAAGCCGTAACCGCGAACGTTTCTCTCTACGTGGTTTTGAACTTAGCAGTTCAGACGGTTTTCTTCGTGATGGTCGTCAACACTGGTCACACTACCGTCAGCCAATTGAGCTTTTAGAGCGTGTTGAAGTGCTTAAAGGTCCATCAGGTCTGCTATACGGTAAATCTGAGCCGGGTGGTTTGGTAAACATGGTTTCGAAAAAACCAACAACTCAAACACAAGCAAGTTTGAGTCAAGATCTAGGTTCGAATGATCACTCACGCACTGTGCTTGATGTGAGTGGCGCGCTAAATGATGCAGAGACACTGCGAGCGCGCGCAATTTTTGCCAAAGAAAGCTACGGCTCTTGGCGCAGGTACGGTGATGGCACTGAGCCTAAAACAGATCGTACGGTAGCTGGCCTAGTGGTTGAGTACGATATCACAGACAACTTTATGGTATCGGCTCATTACGATCGCACGAAAGACGACGGTAGCGTGGACTCTGGCGCATACATTGTTGATGGCAAAGCGGTTCGCGGTGATAAGTACATTTGGGATGCGCAGTGGTCTGAAATTGATAACGAAGTAGAAAACTACGGTGTCGATATTAATGCGCAAGTCACGGATAACGTGAACGTAAAAGCAGGTTACAACCGTCAAGACTTTAAGCGTTTTGATGTGGAGTCTTACCCAGGTTTCGAAACTTATGACCAAGATACTAAGATCGACCATTCTGGTAACGAACGCAAAGATAATTGGGTGTTTGATACTGCATATATAGATGTGACGACGGACTTTTCTCTGTTTGGTACAGATAACACGTTTTTGGTAGGTGCGAACTATCTAGAGTATACCTATGACCGTTTCCAAAAGTATTACAACCCTATAAGTATAGAAGCCGGTCAGACAGTGCCTCGTCCTGGCTACTCTGGGAAAGTTAAACAGTCCACAAGCGAGCACGATACTTGGGGTATCTACGCGCAAAATATGATGACGATTAATGATTACTGGCAAGTGCTTGCAGGTGTTCGTTATGACGAAAAGCGTGATGATGACCTGACCGAAAACCAGGTTTCTCCAAAATTTGGTGTAATTTTCCACCCAGCGACGAATGGCTCGGTTTACGTTCAGTACTCTGAAAGCTTTATGCCGCAAGGTGAAGTCAGCAGTGGTCGTGGCAAAAAGTATATCAATGATGGTGAGAAGCTAGACGCAGAGCGTGGTATCTCTTACGAGATCGGAACTAAGTGGGAACTGTTTGATCAGCGCTTATTTGTATCTGGTGCAGTGTTTGATATCACGTTAGAGAACATCTCGCTGGATGTTGAAAGCGGCAAAGACGCGGGCGGCAATCTCCTACACAAGAAAACGCAAGGTGGTGAGCAAGTTCACAAAGGTGCTGAGTTAATGGCTCAAGGTTTTGTGACCCCAGAGTTGTCGCTAACCGCTTCTGCAATGTATTTGGATGCAGAGCTTAAGAAGGCAGAAAGATATGAAGGTAACCGCCCTGTAGACGTGCCAGAGTTCTCGGCAAGTCTATGGTCTAGCTACAAGGTTCAAGACAACACTAACTTAAACCTTGGTTTGATTTATGAAGGTGATCGCTACGGTGATGCAAAGAACACCTTCAAGAAAGATGGCTACGCTCGCGTTGATATGGGCGTGTCATACAAACATAAGTACGATGAAAACTTGGATATCATTGCTCGATTCAATGTCGAGAATTTATTCGATACCGACTACTTCGCAGGTGGTGGTAGCACGAATGGCGAGCAAAAAGGTGCGAGTGGGGTTGTGGTTGGAGAAAGCCGCAACTACATGGCAACAATCCAGTTCAAGTACTGA
- a CDS encoding L,D-transpeptidase family protein, protein MSVKWCSMFLCCVFASGTHAAVDLVKVDKSKRRMYLMEQGAVLKEYRIALGANPQGHKQEEGDNRTPEGEYTLDYVIEDSAFYRSVHISYPDAIDTLEAKRRGVSPGGNIKIHGLKNGESQLPIYIQSFDWTNGCIAITNEEMDEFIQLVEMGTPIQIEW, encoded by the coding sequence ATGTCAGTAAAATGGTGCTCTATGTTCTTGTGTTGTGTGTTTGCTTCTGGCACTCACGCAGCTGTTGACCTCGTTAAAGTCGACAAGTCTAAGCGTCGAATGTATTTGATGGAACAAGGAGCAGTGCTAAAAGAATACCGAATTGCTTTAGGAGCGAACCCTCAAGGACATAAACAAGAAGAGGGAGACAATCGCACACCAGAGGGCGAATACACTCTAGATTATGTTATAGAGGACTCTGCTTTTTATCGTTCTGTGCATATCAGTTACCCTGATGCGATTGATACGTTGGAAGCGAAGCGCCGAGGTGTGTCCCCTGGAGGGAACATCAAAATTCATGGCTTAAAAAACGGTGAGAGTCAGTTGCCGATTTACATCCAAAGTTTTGATTGGACTAATGGGTGTATTGCGATTACCAACGAGGAGATGGACGAATTTATCCAGCTTGTCGAGATGGGGACACCAATTCAGATTGAGTGGTAA
- a CDS encoding response regulator transcription factor has product MSRVLIVDDDVPLCELLEAVLQEEGYIVSSVHCGESALQYMEKTPVDLVLLDVMLPNLNGMQVARRICQRFATPILMLTALNDENSMLDGYQAGADQYIGKPFNVAELLMRIKAILRRVGLERQRQTMCSTVQTISDQLNSLPLTSTEAELLSYLVKNQGVVISKAELQTEVLKKELSPFDRNLDMHISNIRRKLVEAGLSKQHIKTFRGKGYSYLEAVNR; this is encoded by the coding sequence ATGTCACGAGTTTTGATAGTCGATGATGACGTTCCTTTGTGTGAGCTGTTAGAAGCGGTTTTGCAAGAGGAGGGCTACATCGTATCTTCTGTGCATTGCGGTGAAAGTGCGCTGCAATATATGGAAAAAACGCCTGTAGATCTTGTATTGCTTGATGTCATGTTACCAAACCTTAACGGCATGCAAGTTGCTCGTAGGATCTGTCAGCGCTTCGCGACACCTATTCTAATGCTTACCGCTCTCAACGATGAAAACTCGATGCTTGATGGTTACCAAGCGGGGGCCGATCAGTATATCGGAAAGCCCTTTAATGTCGCTGAGCTTCTAATGCGCATCAAAGCGATTCTTCGTCGTGTTGGCTTGGAACGTCAACGTCAGACGATGTGTAGTACCGTTCAAACGATCAGCGACCAGCTTAATAGCTTACCCCTCACAAGTACGGAAGCTGAACTATTGAGCTACTTGGTAAAAAACCAAGGAGTCGTGATTTCAAAAGCAGAGCTTCAAACTGAAGTGTTAAAGAAAGAGCTGAGTCCTTTTGATCGCAACCTTGATATGCACATCAGTAACATACGTCGCAAGTTAGTTGAAGCGGGGCTTTCCAAGCAACATATCAAAACCTTCCGTGGCAAAGGTTACAGTTATTTAGAGGCTGTAAACCGTTAA
- a CDS encoding MotA/TolQ/ExbB proton channel family protein, which yields MMKKWLSVALISTAALMPYTTFASDALLQKAQQENRQQQSHNVARESGFKQTEQDLQAIKNKLVAERAALQAEADSLSITFGENEAELAQLEEKLRLETGSLGELFGVVRQNAKELESELKSSVTGVDANSYQKDIDAIVAAKSLPTLTQLQAMWRSMEEQIKASGEMANVSFTLLNGEGREQTVSGVRLGSMALLDDTGYVKWNGQRGDAVNYLRQPESGPTANTISSGDIDALVIDPSRGILLEQLANSPTLADRLNAGGVVGKIILGLLAIGLLIALVRGASLMISRQKIMKQLKTPAQPGNNPLGRVLAVYQKDKHRSVEALELRLLEAVVDEQTHLEKGLSMLKLLAALAPMLGLLGTVTGMIETFQVITQFGNGDPKVMAGGISMALVTTVLGLVSAMPLLLAHNVLSSQAENIRSILEKQGIGLVAEQAERDMPNNKSHSNTLAENAA from the coding sequence ATGATGAAAAAATGGTTATCGGTTGCATTAATCTCGACAGCCGCATTAATGCCTTATACAACTTTTGCTAGTGATGCGTTGTTACAAAAGGCGCAGCAAGAAAATCGTCAACAGCAATCGCACAATGTCGCGCGTGAATCAGGTTTTAAGCAAACAGAGCAAGACCTACAGGCTATAAAGAATAAATTGGTGGCAGAGCGTGCTGCTCTTCAAGCAGAGGCGGACTCATTAAGTATTACCTTCGGTGAAAATGAAGCAGAACTGGCACAGCTAGAAGAAAAGTTGCGTCTAGAAACCGGGAGCCTAGGTGAGTTATTTGGCGTCGTTCGCCAGAACGCAAAAGAGCTAGAGTCTGAGCTAAAAAGCTCAGTAACCGGTGTAGATGCAAACTCATATCAGAAAGATATCGATGCTATTGTTGCGGCTAAATCACTGCCAACGTTGACCCAACTTCAGGCGATGTGGCGCAGCATGGAAGAACAAATCAAAGCAAGCGGTGAAATGGCAAACGTCTCTTTCACACTGCTAAATGGCGAGGGTCGTGAACAAACGGTTAGTGGTGTTCGTCTTGGTTCTATGGCGCTGCTGGATGACACTGGCTACGTTAAGTGGAATGGTCAACGCGGAGATGCGGTAAACTATCTTCGTCAGCCTGAAAGCGGTCCAACAGCGAATACTATTTCCTCTGGTGACATTGATGCGCTTGTCATAGATCCGTCACGTGGCATTCTTCTTGAGCAGCTCGCAAACTCACCGACTTTGGCTGATCGCCTAAATGCGGGTGGCGTTGTCGGCAAAATCATCCTTGGTTTATTGGCTATCGGCCTATTGATTGCGCTCGTACGTGGTGCATCTTTGATGATTTCGCGCCAGAAAATCATGAAGCAACTGAAAACCCCAGCGCAGCCAGGAAACAACCCTTTGGGTCGCGTGCTTGCGGTATACCAGAAAGACAAGCATCGCAGCGTAGAAGCGTTAGAACTACGTCTTTTGGAAGCCGTTGTTGATGAGCAAACCCACCTAGAAAAAGGGTTGTCGATGCTTAAGCTTCTTGCTGCTCTAGCTCCTATGCTTGGCCTACTAGGCACGGTAACGGGTATGATCGAAACCTTCCAAGTCATCACTCAATTTGGTAATGGTGATCCGAAAGTAATGGCGGGTGGCATTTCGATGGCACTTGTGACTACCGTACTTGGCCTTGTTTCAGCCATGCCTTTGCTATTAGCGCACAACGTATTGAGCTCTCAAGCAGAAAATATTCGCAGTATCTTAGAAAAACAAGGCATCGGTTTAGTTGCAGAACAAGCTGAGCGTGATATGCCGAATAACAAAAGTCACTCTAACACCTTAGCGGAGAACGCAGCGTAA
- a CDS encoding DUF3450 domain-containing protein yields MNLMKSSIALLISSVLIPAHAANLNDAQAVQSKTNQSSAVSQKRIDASAEKSLTLEAEIEQLQEEVGNLKIYRDHLASLVESQNQEVDSLNEQIEQIAQTRQGVVPLMYHMLEGLKVLVANDKPIRKAQREERIAKLDSMVTRADVADAEKFRRILEAYQIEMDYGTKLGVYQGKINLGDNEAVEADILYLGRLSLVARSLSGDTFWSWSQQQQAWQQVGSEQKSELDKAFAMANKQIAPSMLTLPVSLTAAEGK; encoded by the coding sequence ATGAATCTAATGAAATCAAGTATCGCTCTGTTGATATCATCGGTTTTGATTCCCGCTCACGCGGCGAACTTAAACGATGCACAAGCTGTGCAGAGTAAAACAAACCAGTCGTCGGCGGTAAGCCAAAAACGTATTGATGCAAGCGCAGAAAAATCACTTACTCTAGAAGCTGAAATTGAGCAGCTGCAAGAAGAAGTCGGTAACTTGAAGATTTATCGCGATCATCTTGCAAGCCTTGTTGAGAGCCAAAATCAAGAAGTTGATAGCTTGAACGAGCAAATTGAACAGATTGCTCAAACTCGTCAAGGTGTCGTGCCTTTAATGTATCACATGCTTGAGGGCTTAAAAGTGCTCGTCGCTAACGACAAGCCTATACGCAAAGCGCAACGTGAGGAGCGAATTGCAAAGCTGGATTCCATGGTGACGCGTGCAGACGTTGCGGATGCAGAGAAGTTTCGTCGTATTTTAGAAGCGTACCAAATTGAAATGGATTACGGCACCAAGCTTGGCGTTTACCAAGGCAAGATTAACCTGGGTGACAATGAAGCTGTGGAGGCGGACATTCTCTATTTAGGCCGTTTGTCTTTGGTAGCGCGTAGCTTATCTGGTGACACATTTTGGAGCTGGTCACAGCAACAACAAGCATGGCAACAAGTGGGTTCTGAGCAAAAATCAGAGCTAGACAAAGCGTTCGCTATGGCGAATAAACAGATCGCGCCGAGTATGTTAACTCTGCCAGTGTCGTTAACCGCTGCGGAGGGCAAATAA
- a CDS encoding energy transducer TonB, translating to MGRLLLALPASLLISVSLFSFMAWMVDKGNQRAPEASEAVRFDMVMVENEADVQRRQRSVPEQPEPPQAPEPMDLSQSDTQMEPMSQMTPVSALGLNTALEGIAISAPNLKGTMGNQQALPLYRVDPRYPSKALKRRVEGYVIMRFTIDATGRPKDIEVIEAEPERMFEREAIRALKKWKYQPKVEDGVSIEQFGQTAKVEFKLAK from the coding sequence ATGGGCAGGCTGTTACTTGCACTACCAGCATCACTGTTAATTTCTGTGAGCTTGTTTAGCTTTATGGCGTGGATGGTTGATAAAGGCAACCAGCGTGCACCAGAAGCTTCAGAAGCCGTTCGTTTTGATATGGTGATGGTAGAGAATGAAGCAGACGTGCAGCGTCGTCAACGTTCAGTGCCGGAGCAACCAGAACCACCTCAAGCGCCGGAGCCAATGGATCTGTCTCAATCTGACACTCAAATGGAACCAATGAGTCAGATGACGCCAGTCAGTGCTTTAGGTTTAAACACAGCCCTTGAAGGCATCGCGATTAGCGCCCCAAACTTGAAGGGAACAATGGGCAACCAGCAAGCACTGCCGTTGTATCGTGTTGATCCTCGCTATCCAAGTAAGGCGCTGAAACGTAGAGTGGAAGGTTATGTCATTATGCGTTTCACGATCGATGCAACTGGACGACCAAAAGATATTGAAGTGATCGAGGCTGAGCCCGAGCGCATGTTTGAAAGAGAAGCAATCCGTGCGCTTAAAAAATGGAAGTATCAGCCAAAAGTTGAGGATGGTGTGTCAATTGAGCAGTTCGGACAAACCGCTAAAGTGGAGTTCAAGTTAGCCAAATGA
- a CDS encoding MotA/TolQ/ExbB proton channel family protein encodes MEQILLSTLGLISEDWATTLMSFMQQGGQILWWLAAVVAVCWLLVMERVIYLTTVFPGVKKQLCEQWHARSEHHSWYAHQIREGWIAKAQIELRQNLSTIKLLVAVCPMLGLLGTVTGMITVFDVMASQGSSNPKLMASGISLATLPTMAGMVAALAGMFIHARLSKVCERKAIQLEQSLRSQK; translated from the coding sequence ATGGAGCAGATCCTACTCAGCACATTGGGTTTGATCAGTGAGGATTGGGCCACAACCTTGATGAGCTTTATGCAGCAAGGTGGTCAAATCCTATGGTGGCTGGCCGCCGTCGTGGCGGTGTGCTGGCTGTTGGTTATGGAGCGAGTTATTTATCTCACAACGGTTTTCCCTGGGGTAAAAAAACAGCTTTGTGAGCAGTGGCACGCAAGATCAGAGCACCACTCTTGGTACGCGCATCAAATCCGTGAAGGATGGATTGCAAAAGCGCAAATCGAACTACGCCAAAACCTATCGACTATTAAGCTACTTGTGGCGGTTTGCCCAATGCTAGGGTTGTTAGGGACGGTGACAGGCATGATTACGGTGTTTGACGTAATGGCATCGCAAGGCAGCAGCAATCCGAAATTGATGGCTTCTGGTATCTCACTTGCTACGCTGCCAACCATGGCAGGTATGGTAGCAGCGCTTGCGGGCATGTTTATTCATGCTCGCCTTAGCAAAGTGTGTGAACGAAAAGCTATCCAGTTAGAACAATCTTTAAGGAGTCAAAAGTGA
- a CDS encoding ExbD/TolR family protein, whose protein sequence is MRLGRRPNQQDEAQVDLTSMLDIVFIMLIFFIVTSSFVRESGVEVNRPQASNVVSQKDAGIFIAVTAANDVYIDKRVVDIERVEASIEHLLLDQPDASLVIQADEHAYNGTVVKVMDAAKAAGVKNIALAAEKP, encoded by the coding sequence GTGAGACTCGGACGCAGACCTAACCAACAAGATGAAGCTCAAGTCGATTTAACCTCGATGCTTGATATCGTCTTCATCATGTTGATCTTCTTCATTGTGACCAGTTCGTTTGTACGTGAATCCGGTGTAGAAGTGAATCGCCCCCAGGCTTCTAATGTAGTAAGTCAAAAAGACGCGGGCATTTTTATCGCAGTAACGGCAGCGAATGATGTGTACATTGACAAACGAGTGGTTGATATTGAGCGTGTTGAGGCCTCTATTGAGCACCTGTTACTTGATCAACCTGATGCTTCGTTAGTTATCCAAGCTGACGAGCATGCTTACAATGGCACTGTCGTGAAAGTGATGGACGCTGCAAAGGCGGCGGGTGTGAAGAACATTGCATTGGCGGCGGAGAAACCTTAA
- a CDS encoding YibL family ribosome-associated protein: protein MSIKTDIQKLHNRLDTCQRKLDAARSRGDHEMITKFTDEVEQLTKKLNQLKHKQNYELNKERKSLLDMPFSREITKAEQADIGKLKKRVRGLVIVHPLTKVGKELRLDVMTGFAPKEF, encoded by the coding sequence ATGAGCATAAAAACTGATATTCAAAAGCTGCACAACCGTTTAGATACATGCCAACGTAAACTTGATGCGGCACGTTCTCGTGGTGATCACGAAATGATTACAAAGTTCACGGATGAAGTAGAACAGCTGACCAAAAAGCTTAACCAGTTAAAGCACAAGCAAAACTATGAGCTGAACAAAGAACGTAAAAGCTTACTTGATATGCCTTTCTCTCGTGAAATCACCAAAGCAGAACAAGCGGACATAGGCAAACTAAAAAAACGCGTACGCGGCTTAGTAATCGTTCACCCATTAACAAAAGTTGGTAAAGAACTTCGCCTTGATGTGATGACAGGCTTTGCGCCAAAAGAGTTTTAA